A genomic stretch from Onychostoma macrolepis isolate SWU-2019 chromosome 02, ASM1243209v1, whole genome shotgun sequence includes:
- the rbp2b gene encoding retinol-binding protein 2b, with the protein MPVDFTGKWELESSENLENYLKALDIDFAIRKIAVHLTPIKTFIQDGDNFVIKTQSAFKSYELSFTVGVEKEEFTKGFDNRMLKSLVTWEGDKLVAIQKGEKANRGWKHWIERDKLYLELTCEDAVCQQVYKRKD; encoded by the exons ATGCCTGTGGATTTCACTGGAAAATGGGAGCTGGAGTCGAGCGAAAACCTTGAAAATTACCTTAAAGCGCTGG ACATTGACTTTGCCATCCGCAAGATTGCAGTCCACCTTACTCCAATAAAGACCTTTATCCAGGATGGGGACAACTTTGTGATTAAGACACAGAGTGCCTTCAAGAGCTATGAGCTGAGCTTCACTGTTGGAGTTGAGAAGGAAGAATTTACTAAGGGATTTGACAACAGGATGCTAAAG TCTCTGGTGACCTGGGAAGGGGACAAATTGGTGGCCATCCAGAAAGGTGAGAAAGCCAACCGGGGATGGAAACACTGGATAGAACGTGACAAACTTTATCTG GAGCTGACATGTGAGGACGCTGTGTGCCAGCAAGTGTACAAAAGAAAAGACTGA
- the rbp1.2 gene encoding retinol-binding protein 1: MNGYWKMTSNENFDEYMEALDVNIVIRKIASYLILDKEIVQNGDHFIIKTLTTFRNYHMEFDVGKEFEEDLVGVDDRKCMTTVNWEGDKLVCVQKGEKDGRGWTQWVKGDELHVEMRVCGVVCKQVFKKQVLD, from the exons ATGAATGGATATTGGAAAATGACAAGTAATGAAAACTTTGATGAATACATGGAAGCACTAG ATGTGAATATTGTCATCAGAAAAATTGCCAGCTATCTCATCTTGGATAAGGAGATTGTTCAGAACGGTGATCATTTTATTATCAAGACTCTCACCACCTTTAGGAACTACCATATGGAGTTTGATGTTGGAAAGGAGTTTGAGGAGGATTTGGTTGGTGTAGATGATAGGAAATGTATG ACCACGGTAAACTGGGAGGGAGACAAACTGGTGTGTGTACAGAAAGGAGAAAAGGATGGAAGGGGCTGGACTCAGTGGGTGAAAGGGGATGAGTTACATGTG gaaaTGCGAGTCTGTGGAGTGGTGTGTAAACAGGTTTTTAAGAAACAAGTTCTCGACTAA